The genomic stretch TCCAGGCTGCTGCGGGCTGTAACATCAAGAGAGGGGAGGAAcaaactgaagaaatcaaaggttAAGTGCTTTTGGGCTATTTCAAATATGCAGGTTCTCCCTAACTCCTGATCATAAATGAATTTGGGAACTAAATACTGGCATGACATAAAATGGGACTCCCACTCTTAAGGTAGGTACAGACCTCCAGTAAAGGACCTTCTCAATCACCTCTACAAAGCAAGCTTTGTTGCTGttactttgtttcattttgcttattaTACTCCAACCTTCCCACCATACACATAAGCCTATTCTTCAACTAGCTGAAAAAATGCTGAAAAATGGGAATTTACAACTAGATTAATTCCATATAACTAGGTAACAAAAAGCAGTAACGGCTCACTTGACACCTCTATATCCAATAATCCCCcttaactgaaaaaataaaaattagaatgtgACTAAATATAAAGGAGATAGTATATAGCTCATGGAGTGGGAATAATAATTTAGAATGTTCTAATTAGTAAATATAATTAAACAGATTCTGAACCATAAATAACAGACACAGTTtcaggaaaccaaaataaaataccttACCACTCTCCAAGATCTTTGAGAATATATAATCTAAATCACTTCCgtattagaaataagaaaaataaaaaagaggttaACACACTCTTCCCAACACCTTCTCAAAATTCAGTGAGAGGTAGTAAGAGACGCTTGAGGAGAGATTACTAGTGTTAACTAGTCATTTGGTTCACATGATTTTATACAAAGATAGGATGGAATTTTTGTGTGTCACACAGTTCTTAATAAAGCCTAGGTTTTTAATGGCTCTTTTGTCTCTGCACCAgcaaactgaactgatgacatcaATAAATTGTTTCCATTTACACTGAGATCCCTGTCTTGGGACCCAGTGTCTCTGAGGCCACTATTTTCTACACTTAACATACCATTTTCCCCTAAAGCCATTACATTGCTCTTTTCTTCCCTGTTTCATTCTGCCAATTGTCAGCCCACATGCACAATGTCTTCTCAGGTGTTGCAGTTTGTTCCTCTTACCACATTACATCTCCAAAGAGTTCCATGTCATCTACAAATGTGAACATTACACCTTGTACATATCCTCCCCCAGATCACTCATAATAACATCAGTCCCCCAGTGGATGTGGGAAGGGTGGCTAGGCTACCATTTTGTGTCTTATCTACGTTGGTTGCCATGTCTTATTAGAGGCAAAATGTTGCCATGTCTTCCCCCACACCCATAACCAGGGAGCATCACTGCTGTGCAGCAATCAGTGCTTTCCTTTCAGATAAAAAGAAATAGCtatctatttaaaaaacagataaatgttatctcaaaatggcTACCAAGAATTTCACATGTATTCCATGCagtagttgtctttttttttcatactcaATGGCAACAAGCATATACCAGGTGTGTATGTCAACAAATGACAAGGGGTAATAGATTCTTTATATAGAGCACATAATATAGAGCTCTTACAAATATACAGCATTCAGACCCAAGTTGAATAGTTCACAAAAGGAAATAATAGCTAATAATTAGCATTTGAGAATCCAGCTGCATCAATAATACAGAGAAATGTACCATAAATCAAAGATACCATTCTTATACatgtaaaattacaaaaaaaaaaaaaatttatgtagctgctgctaagtcatttcagtcatgtccgactctttgagaccctatggactgtagcctgccaggctgctctatccataggattctccaggcaagaataatgggagtgggttgccatttcttaatgTAACTAAATGGGTACAAAAATTGACATAATGTTTTGGAATGCTATTATGGCAGGtctttaaaatgttcaaagtTTTTGATGAGTAATTGTAATTCTTAACTCTATAATATAAAGAATAActcaaaagagagaaacaataaaaactaaatgaaaagacattaaTCATTaacttaaaatacttaaaatcttAAGTACTTCCACACAATAAAATATCATGAAACCATTCGATGacaattacaaaaatatttaacatggaAAAATGCACATTATAAACACAAAACATGACataaaatagtataaatatatGATCCCTgtagaaaaattcagaaagaatgaaaagaagcaaATACATTTATTAACACTGGTTATCTCTGTGAGGTGAAATTATGGATCTTTTTCCCTCATATTTTCCCCTCAGACGAAGCTACAATGAATATTTACCACATTTCTAGACTGACGGAACTATTCAAACTTAATGGAAGAAAAACCACAAAACAGTTGACTGATTTGACCACATGATTTCAAATTTCTACTaaccaaaaatttaaatacaaaaattaagaGGCAAACAATAACCTGGagtacatatttataaattacaGAAATTTGAGTAATAGCCTTTATTTATAGAACacattaaaatagataataataataaaactaaaactcCAACTGATAATCATTTAAGACATGAACTACCatcatatgaaagaaaaatcaagctaCTAAGAAACatatggaggaaaaaagaatccaaacttagaatcaaagaaatgcaaaattaaagTAATACTGGTTTTTAATCCATTAAAATAACGTTTTTGACTACTCAATGCTtgtgtaaattggtacaatctTTTCAGAAAGAAACTTGGCAATACATATTAAGTGTTAAAAATGTTCATACCCTTTGACATAGTAATTTCACTTCAAATGAATCTATCCCAaccaaataataaatgaaatccatgtattttctgtcttttattataagaaagaaaattacaattttctttcctttacaaTTAACATTGCTATCAAacaccaaaatattaacaatggGTAAGGAAAAAATCTCTACTGCAGCAAATGACTGGTTGTCTTAAAGCATCAGACCAGATCTCAAATCTGGCAAAACAAGAAGGGTGTGTCCAGCCTGCCGCAGTCGGCCATTTTAAACCCTCTGCAGAACAAAAAGCATAGAAGACAAGGGTAGGTAAGGATGACCACCCCACTAGGCTCCAGATCAATACTTTACTTTTTGTCTTCCACATATGTAACCTTATACAATGCACTGAGTAAAAATTAGCAAATAGGTCTCCTTTCTTAAATAGCATAGGTTAAGTtatgaataaaatttgaaatcGTAAGTGGAGGGTCCTTTAAATTTGCCGCATCATTTTGGTGGTTAAATATAATGTTTAAGAACACAGAATTCTGAAGCCATACTACCTGGATAAAAATCCAATCTCAGTCACTCAAAAGGATATAAAGCCTTGGATTTACTTTATCTGTATCCCTCagatttctcatttgtaaaagatGAATAATGGTACTGCTATTTCATAAGACTGTGGAGAGTACTAAATTAGTTAAGGCATGTGTAAAAGCATATAGACCCAGTACATGACACATAGTTTAAGCTCCAAATACGTTTaagtttaattattattatagttaGGCAAACAGGCCCCGAGAAGGAGAAAGACCAGTATTAGATCACAGCTAGGATTACTTAAAAGGCCTGTTTCAATTTTGAATCCTGTGCCTTTTCTTCTACATATTTAACTGCTAAATTACTAGTTTTAGCGATGATTAACAATAGATCTTTACTGACAGCCCTCTAAGAGCCATGACAGTGCTGCtgcctaaaaataaaacaaaataaaagaaaatcgtCCCCCTAGATGAAACCGTGCTCAAAGttctacacacacaaaaaaataataatttagaagACAGGGTGTGAAACCCAGGTCACCTACATACTACCGTCACCATTCGCCTAGTTACCAGGTTTAAAGCAAAGTGGAACAAGGACTTGGAAACAGCCAAATCCTCACCCCTACATCCTCAAGGGGAGAAAATCAAGGGCTTCTGACCAACTGTAGATTCTCACAGTATTGCAACCACTGAGTTCTGCTACTCTGATGGAATGAGAGAAGGTGTCCAGAGCCAAGGACACCGACCCACTATCTCCGTGTCCAACAGAGAGCCCTCCAGAGGCGTACTGCCCGAACGTGGCCTTGTCACGAAGTGCTCGCGTTTTACGCATTTCTTACACACAGCCAGCTGCTGCAACCTTTTGTAAAATCATCATCGCCTCCGCATTTTTAAACCCGCATTATTCATAGGCCAGAGAGGGGCTAAGATTCTGAGTCAGTATTTAGTGGATCTAGCCACAGCGTAGGACAGCTCCGACTCAGGCTGATCCCCTCACCCAACCAGAAAGGTCGATCTGCTCCTCTGCAGGCCCTCATAGACCAAGATGGCCAAGCAAAAAGACAACTTACCTCCCCCCTCGCCATTTTGCAATCTTAATTACGCGTACGCTGCGCGCCTCCTCGCGTCATTTCGCTTGAAATACGCATGCGCCCCTCTCCCCCTCGCGTTAAATCCAACCCTCACAATGTCGTCTCAAATGCGCATGCGCAGCTTCACTCCCGCGGGTACCAACTACCAACAACTTTCCTTTCTTAAATACGAATTCCATACCCACTCCGCGCCCCAAGCCTTGCGCATGCGTATCTCCGGCTGTCCCTAGTGGAGcgtccccgccccccacccccaccccgcacaTCAGACTACAAATACAGTGGACTCTCTGCGGATACGATGGACTAACTGTACTAAGCCATTCTTTATAGGAGACTTGAGCATCCGCGGAATTTAGTCTTCGCGGGGGTTCTGGAACCAATGCCCCGCGGTTACCAAAACACGACTATATACCTGCGTGCTACCGCGTCGTGCATCCTCACACTCTCAAGTATATTTGCGCACCGCGTCTGTCCCCCGACCTCCGTTTTTTATATATAAGTGCCTGATGATATCTAGATGTGCTTCTCCCTACAATTGTGCCCCAGTGCTCAATAAAGAAGAGCCATTACCAGCCTTCCTTGATAGGGGTAGGTGTGATAAACTAGGTAAGTGGAATACGGGAAAGACGTCAAAGCGTGCAGGTGTTCAGAGCAGATGCCAGCTCTAGATAGAATACGCCCTGACTCCCAGGGAGGGGCTTAGAGTACCCTCGGTTTCCGTAATAAGACCTACCACCCTGAACAAAGGCAAAGAAAGCTCTCATAACCGCCTAGTATTACAGCCCCGACCTTTAAATACATCTTCTACTGCATATGAGGAAATCCAAGAAATTTTAATGCAGGGAACATTATGGAAAATGCCGACGCTCAGGTGCTCAACCTTGATTAAAGGAAAGAAGCCTGTATTACTTTTACAATGGGAACTAAATGGTCAACATCCTTTTGTAGGTCTGAGGCCCGTACTGTCCCCCATTTTTTCCTCTCGTGAACGGGGAGAACACACAAATTAAGGATCCCCCTGGCCCGAgttccctcctccaccctccatGTTCTTCCCCTATGTCGTTCCTTTACCTCCTGGCTGAATCGAAGGTCATAGCATAAATTCTTAGCGCCGGCCGTCCCAAAATATGGTGAAAGGGAACGACGGCACAGAGTTCGAGGCGCAAGAGCAGGCCAAGGTGGCAGTGGACAGCAGGCTGAGGACCAGCCCTGCCTCCAGCCGCAACGCTGATATCCGGAGAGGACCGCCTCCAGGATAGCTGCAATGTGCTTCAGGCGCATGCGCCGAGCACGCCCTCTTCTCCCGACCCCCGCCCCCACTCAAGCCTAGCTCTCTCCAAGGCAAACTTTTCGGCGGTCTTCACCCTTTCACCCTTACGCAGGTCCGTAGCTCATCCTGCTTCTTCAACATTTTCTCCCCTTGGTCACACCGGCCTCCGCCACATTTCCCTCAGCCCCTTTCCTCATGTATCCTTCTCCTGTTCTTAGCCCaccatttcaatgccattctccccctTGGCTGCCTTTGTTCGGTTATCCTTAGTGGCCTATCCTTGTATTCTTGGCCTTGCCTGATCTGCAGCCCTATTGGTCCTCTTACTCAGCCCCTTGCGTGTCTGATATtgcaaactgtaaaaaaaaaaaaaaaaaaaaggcaaaaaatactgTTTAAAAGGTATTATACCCTCACAATCTTCTCCAAAGCAGCTCTCAAACTGCTCCAAAAGAGCTCTCAACTAGCTAGTGTTGGGCAAACAATGCCTGGTTGATGAAGAACCAACAGAGGAGACTCAGAGGCAGGGAACCAAAAGACTTTATGCACAGAGCATAAAGGGAAAGGGTGTTCAATTAGTTTGGGGGTAAGAAGGAGTATGCaacacctttttctttctcttcctaacCCTGGTATTGTCTGGCCATTAAAAATACTGTTCAGTGTCCTTCAATGTTAAATGCAAGGCTTGTCTTCTGTGAGAAATTCACGTAGTAATTTTGAGAGAAGTGTATTGAATAGACTCTGAAATAGACTCCTCCTTGAATTTGAGAAGCAGAGAAtacaaaataatgttttgtttCCCATTATGATGTTTTACTTTGGTGGCTGGTTCTTCTTGCTTTCTAAGAAAGCCAGTTTGGAAATACCAAAATTTAAGCCTCCCCCCCGCCCCAATTCCATAAATTCTGAGACCTGTAAAATGTGTACATCATCCTCTCTAATTGTTAAGAATGTTGAGACCAAAGCTttccccttaagatcaggaacaagataagatGTGCACTTTCACAACTTACGTTTGGCAATTTAATGGTGGTTCTAGCAAATGTAAGAAGTCAAGGCAAACTCAagagatgtagaaaaagcatttgacaaaattcaatatggCTGAGCCACTAGTTGCATTTACATGGTTATCATTACGTTAATGTTGGCTATTGACCAAATCAATATTAGGAGAAAGGTGAAAGTGGGGGAAGGCAAGTGGAGTGCTAGAGCATAAAGTGTACCAAAAGATGATGTAGGTAAAAGAGGGCTAAATGTTTATTCTCTGAAATGGAAAATCATAGATAATGtctaaaatggaaatatcaaGAAGTCATAATATAAGCATTATTTATAGTTATGAACCAAACTATGAGTTAAAATCATTTAATGAATTGAAAGATTAATGGGTCACCACCAGCATTTTTTACAACATGACAGAAAACATCAAAGTGCACTgcaagaggacttccctggcagtacagtggttaagacttcatgcttccagtgTAAAGGACTCATGTtagatctctgatcagggaactaaaatcccacatgctgcacagtgcagccagaaagaaaaaaaagtacattgcAGGGAATTGGTAGTCCAGTGATCAGAACTGCATGCTCTCACTGTggagggcccaagttcaatccttggttaggaaactaaggtttcacaagctgtgtggcacggcaacatatatatatgttgttgttcagtcattaagtcatgtctgacttttgtgaccccatgggctatagcccaccaggctcctttgtccatggaatttcccaggcaagaatactggagtggggtgccatttccttctccaggggatcttcccaacccaggaactagACCTGCATATCCTCAAttagctggcagattctttaccactgagccaccagggaagcttgtatAGTCATAAGCCTACATATGGCTATTATGGCCAACATAATTTTAAAGGTGCATTGTAGACattaagagtaattatttttttcttaaacttacttGAGTTAtagcacacactcacatacataccCTCTATTGtgatataaaatacatttctccCTTCATTCCTTCATGTCTCAATTAAACCTGCTTGAAAATCTATACTTTAAACTACGGGCATGcattactttaataaaaatattaaacctaTAAAGGAATTTAAACATGATAATATGGTTTATTTAATGAAcatatatcaaattttaaaacagaatttttgcCATTTGAAACAATATACGAAGCAccatttaattatttaagaataaaGTTCATTACATTACTCTATATTTGGCATGTGCACATGCTCTTTATCTATAACTTTTATtagtttttgaaaacatttttctttgtggTTGCATTTATGAAACCAGTTGTACATTCCGATCAAGTCATATTGAAATTAAAGGGCAATTGCTACATTCACTATTCTTGTGTCTATACATTTGTACTGGCTTCCTGAAAAAAATTCACATGCAAAACATATAGCTAACTAgtaacttaaagaaaaatatttattgtggatttttaaaattacacaacCTAAACCTTATttcaaaaattgtaaaatttagagaaggaaaataaagaggaaaaagtcTTATTGAATCATATAGCTCCAAAATAGCTAGAGGTTATATTTGAGTGTCTAGCTTTCTATACTTGTTTCTATATCTATATAAATGGACATGTCCATAAATCCTTatgagttttatatattatataaacaacTTAGGAAACAGAGAGGAATACTGTCCAGTATTTAAATtaaggtttttaatttattttccaagGAATATCATGTTCTTCATACTGAGTGATTCAATCATATATGTTTTGTACCTTAAATGGTTATGATGATCTTGAAAACTAAGATTCTTGCAATAGGCTAAATTGTGAGTAAATCTTCCTGTGgcattttacagatttttttccattttatgtatatcatatttttatagacatttgtatttcatttttaaccCCCACAAATGAATTACTCTAACTTGTCATAATTTATTTCTGGATTAGATACATCTCACACATATTTTTCCTATGTCTATAGCACATGTATAAAAACTGGTCATCTACTAGACCACAAAGCAGACCTAAGACTTAATTATATGAAATCCTACAGAGCATATTTTCTGAACAAGAAGGGATTCAAACTCAAACTTCAAGACCCAAGAAACGTTTATTTAattgaaaactaaacaaaaacgGAAACCACCACTCAGCCGTGCTTTGGGCTTCAACTACAGGAGAAAAGTCAGGTGGGAGGGGCTGCTGGAAAGCCTGTGACACAAGAATGGGACCGTGCGCGAGCCTTGTGTGACGTCACTGAGGCCCCTAGAGAAAAACTGCCAGTTCTGTCTAAGGCGCCGTAAGGGGAGTTGTGTCGGGGCCTCCGGGGCAGCAGTGGACCCACTCACTCGCGGATCCCACCACAGCCATGAGCAGTAAGGAGTGCTTCAAATGTGGACTCGTTGGCCACTGGGCCCCGGGATGCTCTAAAAGAGGAGGAGCTCGGGGGCATGGAGCTAGAGGCCGTGGCCGTGGAGCTCAGTGCATTTCAACCACCCGACCCGTCATCTGTTACCGCTGCGGTAAGTTTGGCCATTATGCTAAGGACTGTGACATCTGCTACAACTGTGGGAAAAGTGGCCACATTGCCAAAGACTGTGCCGAGCCTAAGCGAGAGGGAGAGCGTTGCTGTTACACCTGTGGCAGACCAGGCCATCTGGCTCGTGATTGTGACCGTCAGGAAGAGCAGAAGTGCTACTCTTGCGGCAAAAGGGGCCACATTCAAAAATACTGCACCCAAGTCAAGTGCTACCGTTGTGGCGAGATTGGCCACGTGGCCATCAATTGTAGAAAGATGAATGAGGTCAACTGCTACCGCTGTGGCGAATCCGGACATCTAACCTGGGAATGCCCAATTGAGGCTGACGCttaatttttccctttgttcCCTACCTCTTTTTGCTGACTGATAATTGTATTATTGTCTCTGAAACCTCTTCTCTGACCAAAGATTGATAGATTGAGGCTACTTCCGGGTCAGTGAATTTTAATTACCATGTTAAAAGAGGAAAGGGctggttaaataaaaaaaaaaatctcaaaaaagttACTCACTTGTAGATGTCTTATAATTAATATGTTTCTGCATCACTGATGACTCGGATCATTGAACATCCTGAGCGTTAGGCAACTTCTAGATTCTTTGAATGCATTTTGATTTAACATTTAAGAGCCACTGTGTGCCAGCCACTGTTTGAGGAATTGGATACATATCAGTGAATAAATCAGACCAAGTTTGCAAACACAGGCCTAGAATCTATTAACAAGTAAAATAGTGTGTCAGATGAAGATAAATtgccataaaggaaaaaaaaacaaacaccagttAAAAGGATAGAGAATGTGTGTGGGGGGACATATATTTCTGTCTTAGATACACAAGGCaccctgaggaggtgacatttccTCAGAGACTTGTTGCACAAATAAAGCTGATCCTAGAAATGTCTATGATCTTGCCAAGTAGCTTTAACTTTAGTTATGTATTGATTGCTTTGATTTATTTGAACTCATTAGCTTTTAAATGACATTGAAATACATCTCTATCTGGTCTTACATAAGTGTATAGTTTAATGACAATAAcccagaaaaatatgtataatgtGTATAAGTAGCTTTGAGAGAGAACAGTgagaaaacaaccaaacaaagaaaaccataGCAGCAAATTGTGAACATAAAGATACTGGTGATTAGTTAGacatacatttttttatatatttaaatttattttaattagaggctaattactttagacatacatatttttaaaaatctaagaaaacagGTGTAAACATTAAGATTCAACATAGATTGGGGCTTTGGTAAtttcaaaaacacatttttgCAGGTATGAATATTATGTTTAGGAAtttctaaaaaatacattttcacagATATGAATATGTTCAATTTCATATGCTatggtccattttttaaaaatcagatctgAAAAACTGAAGTTCTACAAAATAGAAAAGgcaattttagattttaaataaaacctGAGATGAGGAGTGGTAACTGTTGGTGTCAAAAGAAAATTGAAGTTGTGATGAAAAATGACTtacaaaataatgatgatgacaatACTACATATCAAACAGAATGTGATAGAATTTATATCAGAAAAGGTAGTGTAGGGGGTACAGTTCATGATCCATAAACTCAAATGATCAAAGAAATATATCTGGTTTTATAACTGAAGACACATTCTGTTTTGAACGTCCATAAGACTTGATGTGTAACCTTTCATCCCCATCTGAAAGACTCTCTCAATTCAGCTGAGTTTGACCTTTTGTGACCCTCTTTCGTTTCTAGAAATTGATTCTGTCGCTCTCTGTGCTGTCTAAACAAGATAAACTCAATCACACTACTAGCCTCTCAATGGAGCAATTGCGGCAATCTCAGTCCGGTCTGTCAAAACACAGCTGAAAACTCCTATTATATCACACTGAGCCAAACAAATTCTTGAGTCTCATCGTGGTGCTGAGCTCTATTTAGGGGAGGAACACAGGAATCTGCTTTTGAATTCTGTACCCCCTTTCCCCCGCAACTATCTGGTACTTCATTTCCCATGCCCTCAGAATCCTGGCCCAGAGTTGGAGGAGGAAAAGAGGCAATGTCCCTTTATTAAGGACACACACATCAATGAAGGCCTCTTTAAATTCCCTTTAGGCATCTTTTctaatttcagaggaaggaagccTTATTTTGACTCACCAGTACCCTGTGCCAGAAGTTACAAAATGGTAGCCCTCTTACTGAATCAGGTCCACAATATGTTTGACCTGCACGTTATCAACATTAGATGCCAACATCTAAAAATTGGAACATTTCCCATGGaaattcttttacttctttttggaACAAAACCAAAGATCAGGAAGCAATAGGCACTCATTTCTGTGTGGAAAATTTTAGCTGGAGGTAAGCAGCGCTCTCTTCCTCTAGCCAAGTCACAAGTTCCCTCTTTAACTTCagagaaaatgaggaaggaaTTGAAGCActttacttcaaaaaaaaatcagctaaacACGAAGATAGTAATGCGGGGAAATGAGGGACAAAGCTATAAagcatacagaaaacaaatatcaaaatgacaaaagtcctttttttt from Bubalus bubalis isolate 160015118507 breed Murrah chromosome X, NDDB_SH_1, whole genome shotgun sequence encodes the following:
- the ZCCHC13 gene encoding LOW QUALITY PROTEIN: zinc finger CCHC domain-containing protein 13 (The sequence of the model RefSeq protein was modified relative to this genomic sequence to represent the inferred CDS: inserted 1 base in 1 codon); the encoded protein is MSSKECFKCGLVGHWAPGCSKRGGARGHGARGRGRGAQCISTTRPVICYRCGKFGHYAKDCDICYNCGKSGHIAKDCAEPKREGERCCYTCGRPGHLARDCDRQEEQKCYSCGKRGHIQKYCTQVKCYRCGEIGHVAINCRKMNXGQLLPLWRIRTSNLGMPN